The genomic DNA AACCATTGTCGTTATTGCAATGGTTTTATGGGCATTTAAAGAATGGGATAAGATTGAAAAAGCAGTGAAACAGTACGATGACATTCTCGAAATGAATCCCTATGATATTACATCATTAAATAATAAAGGAGTGGAGTTAGCCAATCTGAAAAAGCATAAATGGGCAATGGAATATTTTGATAAGGCATTAAAAGTAGATCCTAATGATTCTGCTGCATTGCACAACAAAGGGGTTCTCATCACTAAATTCAAAAAAACTAGAAAAGATACTAATAAAGCTAATGAGTATTTTGATCGGGCATTAGAAGCAGATCCAGCGTTTGAAAATGCTAAAAGTTCTGGGAAGATAATTTTGGAAACTTAACTAAAAAAGTGGTATAAGATAGTCTAGCCAGATAATTGTGGGACTTGAGATCCCGTGGAGCATGGCTCCTCCAGGGTTCAAATCCCTGTCTCGGCTTACATCATTTTAAAGAATTTATTATTGCTCAAAGTAATTCAACCCGCTTAGTTTTCGATGCGTAAAATCAGAGATTTTGAACAGTTTAACTGAGGATAAATCCCAAATTCAATGCTAATTTTAACTGAATATCATATCTATTAATTTCTATAATTTCAAGCATTATAACCTAGTTAGACTTGATCAGTGAAGCTAATAGGCTCTCTTTTAATTGTTTCATGCACTTTTTTTAGGTCCCCACAATAACTGCATTTATAAGTTCTAGTAATGAAGGTTGTTGTAGGGCCATTTTTTGTTGTAATTTCTCTTACATCTGGCTTAACATCCTCTTTATAAGCAAATTCATGATTACATTGTTTGCATTTTGAAAATTTATAATAATCCGACGGTAAAATAAATATAATGCCTCCAATTAGTCCCATAACTATAAAAAAAGCAAATACGTAGAAATCATAAGGATAATAAAGAAAAAATCTTCCAAAACCGTTTAAGATTACTAAAAAGACAAATGAAATAATAGCACCTAAAATTCCAATTTTAACCAGATTGTATCCGATATATCTTGCATTATATATGCCAATTGTGTTAACAAAAAGGTGGGCAAGAACTTTACGCAGCAAAACATTTTTTTTACGTCCCTTGTAACGCCTTGCATCATACTCCTCTCTATGTTTCGCACGATTAAAATTTTTAGAGTCCTTATTGATAGTTTTAATTATTTTCAAGCTCCCACCAACTGACTACAGTAAAAATTTTCCAATGATTCTTATTTTTAGATGTATATATTAATTAAGGATATATTAAATATTAGTAAAAAATTAATAGAAAAATAGGAAACTAGCATTTCATTGAAATTTACGAGTTCTTCTGCAAAATCTTTGTTCATTATATATTTCATGATTAGCTTTGTTCCTTTTGGTTCGAATGTGACCTACCCAAATCTCTATTGCCTTGTATAAATGCTGAAATTCGAAAAATGTTTCGTATATACGTCAAGCAACTAATAAAGAGATAAAAAAGCTTTTAGATATGATTTAATAGGAAAAACGGTGAAAGCACAACAACACTTTACATTTTTAAGTAGTTGACGTAATGGTTGACGCAAATAATATTTTTGGACCATTTAATAAAATGTAAATGATAAAGAAAAGTGGAAATAAGGAGAATTTTATTATGTCTAAAATGATTTCAGATAACAATTTTTTGAATAAGTACTCCGGAGTTATTACAGGTCTTTATAATCGAAATAAGACGGTTTTAACTCTTTCAGTAGTTATATTTTTTGGATTCTTATTTTTAGGTATTTTAATTGGTTACTTTTCATCAGATTTTATTGGAAATCTCCTGAAAAATTATGTTAAGTTACTTCATGAAAGTAATGTTGAACTAACTACACTTTCATTATTCCTGCACAATCTTAAAGCTGCGCTTATTGCATACTTTGGTGGAATAATTGGAATAATTCCAGTAGGGGCCTTATCTTCTAACGGATTCGTTTATGGGGCTTTTTTAGGATATTTAATACATGGTGCTATTGTAACCAGTTCCGGAGTTTTAAAACCGGTACATTTTATTATTTACACTCTGCCTCATGGTATATTTGAAATTCCAGGATTTATTATAGCATGT from Methanobacterium sp. Maddingley MBC34 includes the following:
- a CDS encoding tetratricopeptide repeat protein (PFAM: Tetratricopeptide repeat) gives rise to the protein MKSRIRTSFAIQSFFLLFLFADNFFSFFNQSKSFSLFFILTIPPVFVVTLCGEIAYFNKKIVLTILAVVLALTIGLISYQPFNPGVDIMQYYEIAGLSTIVVIAMVLWAFKEWDKIEKAVKQYDDILEMNPYDITSLNNKGVELANLKKHKWAMEYFDKALKVDPNDSAALHNKGVLITKFKKTRKDTNKANEYFDRALEADPAFENAKSSGKIILET
- a CDS encoding putative membrane protein (PFAM: Integral membrane protein DUF95), encoding MSKMISDNNFLNKYSGVITGLYNRNKTVLTLSVVIFFGFLFLGILIGYFSSDFIGNLLKNYVKLLHESNVELTTLSLFLHNLKAALIAYFGGIIGIIPVGALSSNGFVYGAFLGYLIHGAIVTSSGVLKPVHFIIYTLPHGIFEIPGFIIACAAGFRLTTLVIGVIKSMMRKTPISDHYWKLKDSLALLAIAIVLIFIAAIIEANITISVGNYITNLNLSVSGI